CGGTCGTACTTTTACCTTGACACCGGGTATGACTTATCAAGTAGCGGACGATACAATCGCGCATCGCTCGTCAACGAAGATAGGCGCTAAGCTGTTTATTGTGGATTAATGATGCTCGTAAAAGTATTATAAATGTGACTAAAAATGAGAATATAAAAGGCGGGATTCTGGATTGTGTCGTTACGGGCGATAAAGTGTTTATTTCTGGCAATGCCGTGCAGTATTTGACCGGATTTATCACCGTTTAGGAGTAGTGGTTTTGACTGAATTGAAAACCGTTGGGCTGTTTGTGCTGACAGCATTGGCTGAAATTGTGGGTTGCTATCTGCCTTATCTATGGCTGCGAGAAGGTAAGTCAATTTGGCTACTTATCCCCGGTGTGCTTAGTCTGGCAGCCTTTGTATGGTTGCTGACCTTACATCCAACCGCTGTAGGTCGAGTTTATGCGGCTTACGGTGGGGTGTATGTTGCAATGGCAATTATTTGGCTATGGACTATCAACGGCATTCGACCAACCACATGGGATATATTAGGTTCTGCGGTCGCGCTGCTGGGAATGGTGATTATTATGTTTGCGCCACGCAGCACCTAATATAAAAGCAGCGCCTAGCATAAAAAATGCCAATCAAACCGTGAGATTCAAGTGGCAC
The nucleotide sequence above comes from Psychrobacter sp. P2G3. Encoded proteins:
- a CDS encoding YnfA family protein, which produces MTELKTVGLFVLTALAEIVGCYLPYLWLREGKSIWLLIPGVLSLAAFVWLLTLHPTAVGRVYAAYGGVYVAMAIIWLWTINGIRPTTWDILGSAVALLGMVIIMFAPRST